A genomic region of Alphaproteobacteria bacterium contains the following coding sequences:
- a CDS encoding (Fe-S)-binding protein, whose product MNDFVTPEVGEFIETPEIESGAMAHSQPFVAAAEHQEALGFPGELVEDWQQKAIVRLGELLKENRGLGVFLDSCVKCGACTDKCHYFLGTGDPLNMPVARQDLLRQVYRRHFTVAGKLLPGLVGAAELTRERLDDWYRYFHQCSQCRRCSVFCPYGIDTAEISMAAREIMDCIGLGQKYSNEIIAKVHKIGNNLGLPQPALVDTLEGLEEDIEDETGVAVRIPVDEKGADVLVITPSADFFSEPHVDGLMGYAKVFHQAGISWTLSSAASEAANFALFIGSQRQMQEVAMRIRDAALELGVKRLVVGECGHAWRVAYSFWNTLVGPFDFLDRDFPAPQHICEMTYDLIERGALKLDPEANDDKVVTFHDSCNVARASRMGGWPGGQFHIPRAILRASVNNFVDMAEETIGEATYCCGGGGGLLTDDLTELRVKGAYPRMQALQRVIEDHGVTHLAAICAICKSQFSKVLPYYGHDMDMIVGVHQLLSNAIQLGGEQ is encoded by the coding sequence ATGAACGACTTCGTGACGCCCGAAGTGGGCGAATTCATCGAGACCCCGGAAATCGAGTCCGGTGCCATGGCCCACAGCCAGCCCTTCGTGGCGGCGGCCGAGCACCAGGAGGCCCTGGGCTTTCCCGGCGAGCTGGTCGAGGACTGGCAGCAGAAGGCCATCGTCCGCCTGGGCGAGTTGCTTAAGGAAAACCGCGGCCTCGGGGTCTTTCTCGATAGTTGCGTGAAATGCGGCGCCTGCACCGACAAGTGCCACTATTTCCTCGGCACCGGCGATCCCCTGAACATGCCGGTGGCGCGCCAGGACCTGTTGCGCCAGGTCTATCGCCGCCATTTCACCGTTGCCGGCAAGCTGTTGCCCGGGCTGGTGGGAGCGGCCGAGCTGACGCGCGAACGGCTGGACGACTGGTACCGTTACTTCCACCAGTGCTCGCAGTGCCGGCGCTGCTCCGTCTTTTGCCCCTACGGCATCGACACGGCCGAAATCTCCATGGCGGCTCGCGAGATCATGGATTGCATTGGCCTGGGCCAGAAATATTCCAACGAGATCATCGCCAAGGTGCACAAGATCGGCAACAACCTGGGCCTTCCGCAACCGGCGCTGGTCGACACGCTGGAGGGCCTGGAAGAGGACATCGAGGACGAAACCGGCGTTGCCGTGCGCATCCCGGTGGACGAGAAAGGCGCCGACGTGCTGGTGATCACGCCCAGCGCCGATTTCTTCTCCGAGCCCCACGTTGATGGCCTAATGGGTTACGCCAAGGTCTTCCACCAGGCCGGCATCAGCTGGACGCTGAGCTCGGCTGCTTCCGAGGCCGCCAATTTTGCTCTGTTCATCGGCTCGCAGCGCCAGATGCAAGAGGTCGCCATGCGCATCCGCGATGCCGCCCTCGAGCTCGGCGTCAAGCGCCTGGTGGTGGGAGAGTGCGGCCATGCCTGGCGCGTCGCCTACAGTTTCTGGAACACCCTGGTCGGGCCTTTCGATTTCCTCGATCGTGATTTTCCCGCGCCGCAGCACATCTGCGAGATGACTTATGACCTTATCGAACGCGGTGCGCTGAAGCTCGACCCCGAGGCCAACGACGACAAGGTCGTGACCTTTCACGATTCCTGCAACGTGGCGAGAGCCTCGCGCATGGGCGGCTGGCCCGGTGGGCAATTCCATATCCCTCGGGCCATCCTGCGCGCCTCGGTCAACAATTTCGTCGACATGGCCGAAGAGACCATCGGCGAGGCCACGTACTGCTGCGGCGGCGGCGGCGGCCTCTTGACCGACGACCTGACCGAGCTGCGCGTCAAGGGCGCCTACCCCCGCATGCAGGCCCTGCAGCGCGTCATCGAAGACCACGGCGTCACCCACTTGGCCGCCATTTGCGCCATCTGCAAGAGCCAGTTCAGCAAGGTGCTGCCCTACTACGGCCATGACATGGACATGATCGTCGGCGTGCATCAGCTGCTCTCGAACGCCATCCAGCTTGGTGGCGAACAGTAG